A stretch of Bacillus pseudomycoides DNA encodes these proteins:
- a CDS encoding Imm3 family immunity protein yields the protein MENWEYNELFETINEAYNDFLTLDRGQKDAIARTSYEYINLGEIEDVIVDTAIGEILLTHDKVFIRYIEGITKRLSKFNPLDAMGELTQEEIRDLSNRIHKVLESLEEVEIDYNPSAE from the coding sequence ATGGAAAACTGGGAATACAATGAATTGTTTGAAACCATTAATGAAGCCTATAATGACTTTTTAACTTTAGATAGAGGACAGAAAGATGCAATAGCAAGGACATCTTATGAATATATAAATCTTGGAGAAATAGAAGATGTAATTGTTGATACAGCTATAGGTGAAATACTGTTAACTCATGACAAAGTTTTTATTAGATATATTGAAGGCATAACAAAGAGATTAAGCAAGTTTAATCCACTAGATGCAATGGGGGAATTAACACAAGAAGAAATAAGAGATTTATCTAATAGAATACATAAAGTATTGGAAAGTCTTGAAGAAGTGGAGATTGATTATAATCCTTCAGCAGAATAG
- a CDS encoding alpha/beta fold hydrolase, translating to MSLLNERNKYPPLGQLVDVNGEKMHVYTKGEGENTIVLLSGAGTAALALDYEPLMHEISKNNRIVVIETFGYGWSDITNKERTVENIVEEIRDALKKANIEGPYILMPHSVSGIYSMYYANKYPDEIKAIIGIDCTLPQVVEYFNEPAPTMPQYLSVLAPTGIARLAVNMNPEKYLPITDKGTYFDDNLKMIKSISAWNLANKNIVSEVNQTLDQAITILKENEKPLIHSDRGYQYTSHGFKRKIEKANMIHSMSRVGKCIDNGPMESFWGTLKCEKYYLHKYETFEALQQAIDDYIQFYNNERYQERLNGLSPLEYRVQAA from the coding sequence TTGTCTTTATTAAATGAACGAAATAAATATCCTCCGTTAGGTCAATTAGTTGACGTGAATGGTGAGAAAATGCATGTATATACAAAGGGTGAAGGTGAAAACACTATTGTCTTATTAAGTGGTGCGGGTACGGCAGCACTCGCATTGGATTATGAACCTTTAATGCATGAAATATCAAAGAATAATAGAATAGTAGTGATAGAGACATTTGGATATGGCTGGAGTGATATCACAAATAAGGAACGAACAGTTGAAAACATCGTAGAGGAAATAAGAGACGCACTTAAAAAAGCCAATATAGAAGGGCCATACATATTAATGCCTCATTCCGTTTCTGGCATTTACAGCATGTATTATGCTAATAAATACCCTGATGAAATTAAGGCAATCATAGGTATTGATTGTACTTTGCCGCAAGTGGTGGAGTATTTTAATGAACCTGCTCCAACCATGCCCCAGTATTTGAGCGTTTTAGCCCCGACTGGAATTGCAAGGCTGGCAGTAAATATGAATCCAGAGAAGTACCTTCCCATTACGGATAAAGGAACTTATTTTGATGATAATTTAAAGATGATTAAGAGCATTTCTGCCTGGAATCTAGCTAATAAAAATATAGTTTCTGAAGTAAATCAAACATTGGACCAAGCTATCACTATATTAAAAGAGAATGAAAAACCATTGATTCATAGTGATCGAGGGTATCAATATACGTCACATGGGTTTAAGAGAAAAATAGAAAAAGCAAACATGATTCATAGCATGTCCCGTGTAGGAAAATGTATAGATAATGGACCAATGGAATCGTTTTGGGGAACATTGAAATGTGAAAAATATTACCTACATAAATATGAAACATTTGAAGCGTTACAACAAGCAATAGATGATTATATCCAGTTTTACAATAACGAACGTTACCAAGAAAGATTAAACGGCTTAAGCCCATTGGAATACAGGGTTCAAGCCGCTTAA
- a CDS encoding FMN-dependent NADH-azoreductase, giving the protein MTTVLFVKANNRPAEQAVSVKLYEAFLASYKESHPNETVVELDLYNEELPYVGVDMINGTFKSSRGFDLTAEEAKAVAVADKYLDQFLAADKVVFGFPLWNLTIPAVLHTYIDYLNRAGKTFKYTSEGPVGLIGNKKIALLNASGGVYSEGPKAEMEMAVKYVASMMGFFGAKDIEKIVIEGHYQFPDKAEEIIAAGLEKANKVASTF; this is encoded by the coding sequence ATGACAACAGTTTTATTTGTAAAAGCAAACAATCGTCCAGCAGAACAAGCAGTTAGTGTGAAATTATATGAGGCTTTTTTAGCAAGTTATAAAGAATCTCATCCAAATGAGACGGTAGTAGAGCTTGATTTATACAACGAGGAATTGCCATATGTAGGAGTAGATATGATTAACGGCACATTTAAGTCTAGTAGAGGATTTGATTTAACAGCAGAAGAAGCAAAAGCAGTAGCTGTTGCGGATAAATATTTAGATCAATTCCTTGCAGCTGATAAAGTTGTTTTTGGTTTCCCATTATGGAATTTAACAATTCCAGCTGTATTACACACATATATTGATTACTTAAACCGCGCGGGAAAAACATTTAAATATACGTCAGAAGGTCCAGTAGGTCTCATTGGAAATAAAAAAATTGCATTATTAAACGCAAGTGGCGGTGTATATTCTGAAGGACCAAAAGCTGAAATGGAAATGGCTGTTAAATATGTAGCAAGTATGATGGGCTTCTTCGGTGCAAAAGATATAGAAAAAATAGTAATTGAAGGTCACTACCAATTCCCAGATAAAGCAGAAGAAATTATTGCTGCAGGGCTTGAAAAAGCGAATAAAGTAGCAAGTACGTTCTAA
- a CDS encoding DsbA family protein, translating to MTVKIKVYSDFICPFCFLGTGPLDEVVKEKGVKVEWMPFELRPSPSPKIDPRIQPRVMEAWNSFIYPTAKKLGLEIKLPHLRSYTHLAFEGYQFAKEHGKGNEFHHRVFIAHFQEEQSIEDIEVLTKLADEVGLSQEAFKEALVSLKYQKMHREAIKHAHVEAQIMAVPTFIIGDEVIQGFTSKEKLAKAIDQEIEKNKENELDGLQCSIDGDC from the coding sequence ATGACTGTGAAAATTAAAGTTTATTCTGATTTTATATGTCCATTTTGTTTTTTAGGAACAGGTCCTTTAGATGAGGTTGTAAAGGAAAAAGGTGTAAAAGTAGAATGGATGCCATTTGAATTGCGTCCTAGTCCATCTCCGAAGATTGATCCACGGATTCAACCTCGTGTAATGGAAGCTTGGAATTCATTTATTTATCCTACTGCTAAAAAATTAGGATTAGAAATAAAGTTACCACATTTGCGTTCGTATACGCACCTTGCGTTTGAAGGTTACCAATTTGCAAAGGAACATGGAAAAGGAAATGAGTTTCACCATAGAGTGTTTATTGCACATTTCCAAGAGGAACAAAGTATTGAAGACATCGAAGTATTAACAAAATTAGCGGACGAAGTGGGACTTTCTCAGGAAGCATTTAAAGAAGCATTAGTATCACTAAAGTACCAAAAAATGCATCGAGAAGCTATAAAGCATGCCCATGTAGAAGCACAAATTATGGCTGTTCCAACGTTCATTATTGGTGACGAAGTTATTCAAGGTTTTACTAGCAAAGAAAAATTAGCAAAGGCAATTGATCAAGAAATAGAAAAGAATAAAGAGAATGAGTTGGATGGACTGCAATGTAGTATAGATGGGGATTGCTAA
- a CDS encoding nucleoside hydrolase produces the protein MHKKVLLFTDLGIDDAFAMLYTFFRKDIQLIGIVADYGNVSRENVIRNINYLKYIAGRKEIPVFLGASVPLTGILVQYFPEVHGKVGLGPIIPPEISYPVYPLNDIYQIIHSNLEDLTIINLGRLSSLATTFVLNLETMRNVRECICMGGAFFYPGNVTAVAEANFYADPYAANLILQHAKNLTIIPLNVTQHAIVTPEMVQQIDAFHRNTQDLAGLIIKPMLDYYYNFYSKSNPGISGSPMHDFVTVWYLLNQEAVSLSRVPIKVIPDQGEGFGQSIADFRFVTNPGYKTHNVAFQFDYERFKKDIMETFLKKRV, from the coding sequence ATGCATAAAAAGGTTCTCCTGTTTACAGATTTGGGAATTGATGATGCATTTGCTATGCTGTACACCTTTTTTCGTAAAGATATTCAACTTATAGGGATTGTAGCCGATTATGGAAATGTATCAAGAGAAAATGTAATAAGAAATATTAACTATTTGAAGTACATTGCGGGAAGAAAAGAGATACCTGTATTCCTTGGTGCTTCTGTACCGTTGACAGGTATATTGGTTCAGTATTTCCCTGAGGTACATGGAAAAGTCGGATTAGGACCTATCATTCCCCCTGAAATCTCTTATCCAGTTTATCCTTTAAATGATATTTATCAAATTATACATTCAAATTTGGAAGACCTTACAATTATCAATTTGGGAAGACTTTCTTCGCTAGCTACGACCTTTGTATTGAATTTAGAAACAATGCGAAACGTAAGAGAATGCATTTGCATGGGCGGAGCTTTTTTCTATCCAGGTAACGTGACTGCCGTGGCTGAAGCTAACTTTTACGCAGACCCTTATGCAGCAAACTTAATTCTGCAGCATGCGAAGAACTTGACAATTATTCCGTTAAATGTAACTCAACATGCAATTGTTACACCCGAAATGGTCCAGCAAATCGATGCATTTCATCGGAATACACAGGATCTTGCAGGACTCATCATCAAACCTATGTTAGACTATTATTATAATTTCTACTCCAAGTCTAATCCTGGTATAAGCGGAAGTCCTATGCATGATTTTGTAACAGTGTGGTATTTGCTGAATCAAGAGGCTGTTAGCCTTTCAAGAGTACCCATTAAAGTAATTCCTGATCAAGGAGAAGGATTTGGTCAAAGCATTGCAGACTTTCGTTTTGTTACTAATCCAGGCTATAAAACGCATAATGTAGCTTTTCAGTTTGATTATGAAAGATTCAAGAAGGATATTATGGAAACGTTCTTAAAGAAGAGAGTGTAA
- a CDS encoding DUF3238 domain-containing protein gives MTHIVKIRASVFIPMSWTEPMKDTQTGNIIQFEGDSREFTPYTVNTMRSRVEQEVVVDFYKKEIFSYANTGITTEKVTTLDGSVNKRTGKASTEDILCTDIVWSSDDVKFQMSASASQPLNVYAPPVDYLLTVRVQKDGTVDIQGTHDGFPCFEFYKQIDFGPFEEIYTHDFRETGDTPEALAGEMDYSFKKIL, from the coding sequence ATGACTCACATTGTTAAAATTAGAGCAAGTGTATTTATTCCAATGTCTTGGACTGAACCTATGAAGGATACTCAAACGGGTAATATAATTCAATTCGAAGGTGATTCACGTGAATTTACCCCTTATACTGTAAACACTATGCGTTCAAGAGTTGAACAGGAAGTAGTTGTAGATTTTTATAAAAAAGAAATTTTTTCATATGCAAATACTGGTATAACAACAGAAAAAGTCACAACACTAGATGGTTCTGTTAATAAAAGAACAGGAAAAGCTAGTACGGAAGATATTTTGTGCACTGATATTGTATGGAGTTCTGATGACGTCAAGTTTCAAATGAGTGCAAGTGCTAGCCAACCATTAAATGTATATGCACCTCCTGTTGACTATCTATTAACTGTACGTGTCCAAAAAGATGGTACTGTCGATATTCAAGGTACACATGATGGATTCCCTTGTTTTGAGTTTTATAAGCAAATAGACTTTGGACCATTTGAAGAAATTTATACACATGATTTCAGAGAAACAGGTGATACGCCTGAAGCGCTAGCTGGAGAAATGGATTATAGTTTTAAAAAAATATTGTAA
- a CDS encoding MarR family winged helix-turn-helix transcriptional regulator yields the protein MNQRVFSELDLTSLLSLSFSTVINELHDRLNELGFGDIRPAHGFMFKCITPDGATGIELAEYLGITKQAVSKMVDYLEKSGYVMRQTHPTDKRGKIIVLTERGWLVLKAKEEILTDIERRWIENIGAERMQMLKEDLTKLVYETNEGKLSLRFRPVW from the coding sequence ATGAATCAACGAGTATTTAGTGAATTAGATCTTACATCACTTTTGTCATTATCCTTTAGTACGGTGATTAATGAACTACATGATAGATTGAATGAATTGGGGTTTGGAGATATTAGACCTGCACATGGTTTTATGTTTAAATGTATTACCCCTGATGGAGCAACAGGTATAGAACTAGCCGAATACTTAGGAATTACAAAACAAGCTGTAAGTAAAATGGTGGATTATCTTGAGAAGAGTGGTTATGTAATGCGTCAAACTCATCCCACTGATAAAAGAGGGAAGATTATCGTTTTGACCGAACGAGGTTGGTTAGTATTAAAAGCAAAAGAAGAAATACTAACTGATATTGAGAGACGCTGGATTGAAAACATAGGTGCTGAGCGCATGCAAATGCTCAAAGAAGATTTAACAAAATTAGTTTATGAAACAAATGAAGGTAAATTATCATTGAGGTTTAGACCTGTTTGGTAA
- a CDS encoding GrpB family protein yields MHVYELGSEEWNSNILLRDYLKKHPDTLQQYYQLKQKLVEKHHRDRVAYTNKKTPFITDIIQKAKNEINFR; encoded by the coding sequence TTGCACGTTTATGAACTAGGGAGTGAAGAATGGAACAGTAATATCTTATTGAGAGATTATCTAAAAAAACATCCTGATACACTCCAACAGTATTATCAATTAAAACAAAAATTAGTTGAAAAACATCATCGCGATAGAGTCGCATACACAAATAAAAAAACGCCATTTATAACAGATATTATTCAGAAAGCTAAAAATGAAATTAACTTCCGCTAA
- a CDS encoding SMI1/KNR4 family protein, protein MKKMSQLIAQIESLSDCRVLEPAGLPIINEKKHILPEDVKGFYSLCGGAVLFENEEYPIYIVSPQEFILANPLITGELCEDDITSNWYIICNDGKEEYLTIDLNRNRLGKCYDSFFDRHGIVGESQIIATSFIDLLERLIHNKGKYWYWMQSDFVSLGDAYDGLK, encoded by the coding sequence ATGAAAAAAATGAGTCAACTCATTGCACAAATAGAGTCTTTATCTGATTGTCGTGTGCTTGAGCCTGCAGGATTACCGATAATTAATGAGAAGAAGCATATCCTACCTGAGGATGTAAAGGGATTTTACAGTCTTTGCGGAGGGGCGGTTTTGTTCGAGAATGAGGAGTATCCGATTTATATTGTCTCCCCACAAGAATTTATTTTAGCAAATCCATTAATAACAGGTGAGCTGTGTGAAGATGATATTACTTCCAATTGGTATATTATATGTAATGATGGAAAAGAGGAATACTTAACAATTGACCTAAATCGAAATAGATTGGGGAAATGTTATGATAGCTTCTTTGATCGTCATGGAATTGTTGGGGAATCACAAATCATTGCAACATCGTTTATAGATCTACTTGAAAGACTTATACATAATAAGGGGAAGTATTGGTACTGGATGCAGAGTGATTTTGTATCACTTGGAGATGCTTATGATGGACTCAAATAA
- the imm47 gene encoding Imm47 family immunity protein, whose protein sequence is MIEGTNIMNRIWYGNRPIESISDIKKKVLNATTEKEVLLNVIELFKAGDFSQKQLLVQLMNHTNDEQILNLCIRIFCSIATHEDIRNSNNLIFLASASEYAVDTFSSATVTSLSMEVIPYLLVLLEEWDEITDTSMIIRDSIDFFINYQDVIGEEVSVDEIGEFYLNHTKDCDMEKYYCYQSPAFPGDLTKKLFERVIRAVNHEEPLKMELIPSLLSIWTGEKVPADYNTIIRNDNYKDFVTYIDAISKRSWERGQKYFYGFKLS, encoded by the coding sequence TTGATTGAAGGTACAAATATAATGAATCGTATTTGGTATGGGAATAGACCAATTGAATCGATTTCAGATATAAAAAAGAAGGTTTTGAATGCTACAACAGAAAAAGAAGTTTTGTTAAATGTAATAGAGCTGTTTAAGGCTGGTGATTTTTCACAAAAACAACTGCTAGTCCAACTAATGAATCATACGAATGATGAACAAATATTAAACTTATGTATTCGAATTTTTTGTTCTATTGCTACTCATGAAGATATTAGGAATTCTAATAATCTTATATTTTTAGCTTCAGCAAGTGAATACGCAGTAGATACATTTTCATCAGCAACTGTTACATCGCTCTCTATGGAGGTTATTCCGTATTTATTAGTGTTACTTGAAGAGTGGGATGAAATAACAGATACTTCGATGATCATAAGAGATTCTATTGACTTTTTTATAAACTATCAAGATGTTATCGGGGAAGAAGTAAGTGTAGACGAGATTGGTGAATTTTATCTTAATCACACAAAAGACTGTGATATGGAAAAGTATTATTGCTATCAGAGCCCAGCGTTTCCTGGGGATTTAACAAAGAAACTGTTTGAAAGAGTCATAAGAGCAGTAAATCATGAAGAACCATTAAAAATGGAGTTGATACCATCCTTATTATCAATTTGGACAGGAGAGAAAGTACCTGCTGATTATAATACGATAATTCGTAATGATAACTATAAAGATTTTGTAACCTATATAGATGCTATCTCGAAAAGAAGTTGGGAAAGAGGTCAAAAATATTTTTATGGGTTTAAATTATCATAG
- a CDS encoding MFS transporter yields MERLWTKNYIMLTITALLLFSGFYLLMPTLPIFIKQLGGSESQVGFIIGVFTISAVILRPIVGGLMDRYGRRVFIISGLLFFAITMYFYDWVTGVTFLVVLRILHGISWAIATTSIGTAVTDVIPQSRRGEGMGWYGLAMTLGMAIGPILGLWVAKSFSFHYLFLLCTALALIAFILSLATKIPAVQHISKKPISFFEKTVLPIAIVTFFLSLTFGGITTFLPLFASNIQVNAGTFFLVYAVTLTVIRPLAGKISDKHGEGVIIVPALFTLIVALFVLTMTKGLVGLVITAILYGVGFGSAQPALQVAMIRLAPLEKRGVANATFFTAFDLGIGLGSIILGFVSQLMGYQMLFFVCAVSGFISLLIFILFVKKTLK; encoded by the coding sequence ATGGAACGTTTATGGACAAAAAACTATATAATGCTGACCATTACAGCATTATTACTATTTAGTGGTTTTTATTTACTCATGCCAACACTACCTATTTTTATTAAACAATTAGGTGGAAGTGAATCTCAAGTTGGATTTATTATAGGAGTGTTTACAATATCGGCAGTCATTTTACGTCCTATTGTTGGAGGATTAATGGATCGATATGGTCGACGAGTATTTATAATAAGCGGACTACTATTTTTTGCAATTACAATGTATTTTTATGATTGGGTAACAGGAGTTACATTTTTAGTGGTATTACGTATCCTTCATGGAATCAGCTGGGCAATTGCTACAACTTCGATCGGAACAGCTGTGACTGATGTGATTCCACAATCTCGTCGCGGAGAAGGAATGGGATGGTATGGACTTGCAATGACTTTAGGTATGGCTATAGGACCAATATTAGGTCTTTGGGTAGCAAAATCATTTTCATTTCATTATCTATTTCTTCTATGCACAGCATTAGCACTTATTGCATTCATACTTTCGCTGGCTACAAAAATTCCAGCAGTTCAACATATATCAAAAAAACCAATATCATTTTTTGAAAAAACTGTTTTACCAATCGCTATTGTTACATTTTTCCTATCCCTTACTTTTGGTGGCATTACAACATTTTTACCACTGTTTGCGTCAAATATTCAAGTTAATGCTGGTACTTTTTTCTTAGTTTATGCTGTCACGCTCACCGTAATTAGACCACTTGCAGGGAAGATATCTGATAAACATGGAGAAGGAGTCATTATTGTTCCTGCGCTTTTTACACTGATAGTCGCACTATTCGTCCTAACAATGACCAAAGGGCTTGTCGGACTAGTTATTACAGCTATTTTGTACGGAGTTGGATTCGGATCAGCACAACCTGCTCTTCAAGTAGCAATGATACGATTAGCTCCACTAGAGAAAAGGGGAGTAGCGAACGCTACATTTTTTACTGCTTTTGATTTAGGGATTGGTTTAGGGTCTATTATACTAGGGTTTGTTTCACAACTCATGGGATATCAAATGTTATTTTTTGTTTGTGCTGTATCTGGGTTTATTAGTCTGTTAATTTTTATTTTGTTTGTAAAAAAGACATTAAAATAA
- the pulA gene encoding type I pullulanase — protein sequence MYITKKLINKTFLLLTVIAMLLSGFSFQSVQAESNTKTTEIIVHYKEKSGNIKDWNLWMWAENTNGQSYEFTGEDEFGKYAKVKIDGDYNRVGFIVRTNEWEKDGGDRWIENIKDGRAEVWVLSGDDKVYNSKPSSELSIQKATIDSFNEITITTNAPFNIKEQKIEIEGVNIEKVSPYDTNDGDITNKVKVITEKNLDVKKTYKIKMGNSIEANTEIGKVIRSEEFDHLFYYDGNDLGNIYTPQETKFRLWAPTASEAKLVTYKKWNDEKGTEISMDQGEKGTWTAKLTGNQKGLFYTYKVKIGEKWTEAVDPYVRAASVNGDKGAVIDLKETNPKNWKGNKKPKFKNPEDAIIYELQVRDLSIQPESGIKQKGKYLGVTEKGTRGPGGVKTGLDHIKDLGVTHVQFLPIFDYASVNEEKLNEPQYNWGYDPKNYNVPEGSYSTNPYEPTVRITELKQMIQTLHDNKLRVVMDVVYNHMYNAAESNFHKLVPGYYYRYNEDGSLANGTGVGNDTASERKMMRKFMIDSVVYWAKEYNLDGFRFDLMGIHDVETMNAIRKAVNQIDPSIILHGEGWDLITPLAPELKANQKNAEKMKGIAHFNDDIRDGLKGSVFGDKDNGFVNGMQNMEERIKKGITAGIDYDRKVYTYQDPEQVLTYVEAHDNHTLWDKLELTNPGDSEEVRKQMHKLSSSIILTSQGVTFLHAGQEFMRTKYGDHNSYKSPDSINQMDWVRRAAFDKEVDYMKGLIELRNNHSAFRMTSAEQIKKHLTFIDAPKNVVAYTIDGKANGNKNEYFVVAHNANREAVEITLPSKGPWKVLVDGERAGSKVLYVFHDNKMKVPALSSFVLKTEKPIK from the coding sequence GTGTATATTACAAAAAAATTAATAAACAAGACGTTTTTATTACTTACTGTAATTGCTATGCTATTATCTGGTTTTTCTTTTCAGAGTGTACAAGCAGAATCAAATACGAAAACAACTGAAATTATCGTTCATTATAAGGAGAAGTCTGGAAATATAAAAGATTGGAATCTTTGGATGTGGGCCGAAAATACGAATGGTCAATCCTATGAATTTACTGGAGAAGATGAGTTTGGTAAGTATGCTAAGGTGAAAATAGATGGTGATTATAATCGTGTAGGATTTATAGTTCGTACGAATGAATGGGAAAAGGACGGTGGTGATCGTTGGATTGAAAATATTAAGGATGGCCGTGCTGAAGTATGGGTTCTTTCAGGCGATGATAAAGTTTACAATTCTAAGCCTTCTTCTGAACTTTCTATTCAGAAAGCGACTATTGATAGCTTCAATGAAATCACTATAACTACCAATGCTCCATTCAATATTAAGGAGCAGAAAATTGAAATTGAGGGCGTTAACATTGAGAAAGTTAGTCCTTATGATACAAATGACGGAGATATTACCAATAAGGTCAAAGTAATTACGGAAAAGAATCTTGATGTAAAAAAAACATACAAAATCAAAATGGGAAATTCCATTGAAGCTAATACCGAAATTGGTAAAGTAATTCGTAGCGAGGAATTTGATCATTTATTTTACTATGATGGTAATGATTTAGGGAATATATATACGCCACAGGAAACCAAGTTTCGCTTGTGGGCTCCCACTGCGAGCGAGGCAAAATTGGTTACTTATAAAAAATGGAATGATGAAAAAGGTACTGAAATCAGCATGGATCAAGGTGAAAAAGGAACTTGGACTGCAAAACTTACAGGTAATCAAAAAGGCCTTTTTTATACATATAAGGTGAAGATTGGTGAGAAATGGACTGAGGCCGTTGATCCATATGTGCGTGCTGCTTCTGTTAATGGTGATAAAGGTGCAGTCATTGATTTAAAAGAAACAAATCCAAAAAATTGGAAGGGGAATAAAAAACCGAAATTTAAAAATCCGGAAGATGCTATTATTTATGAGTTGCAAGTACGTGATCTTTCCATTCAACCTGAAAGTGGTATTAAACAAAAAGGAAAATATCTTGGTGTTACGGAAAAAGGAACGAGAGGACCAGGTGGCGTAAAAACAGGTCTTGATCATATTAAAGATCTTGGTGTTACTCATGTCCAGTTTTTACCGATATTTGATTATGCTTCAGTAAATGAAGAAAAATTAAACGAACCACAATATAACTGGGGATATGATCCGAAAAATTACAACGTACCAGAAGGTTCATATTCTACTAATCCTTATGAGCCCACTGTTCGAATTACTGAATTAAAGCAGATGATTCAAACACTACATGATAATAAACTTCGTGTTGTAATGGACGTTGTATATAATCATATGTACAATGCGGCTGAATCTAATTTCCACAAGTTAGTTCCAGGGTATTATTATCGTTACAATGAGGATGGCTCACTCGCAAATGGAACAGGAGTAGGGAATGATACGGCTTCTGAACGAAAGATGATGAGGAAATTTATGATAGATTCCGTCGTGTATTGGGCAAAAGAATATAATTTAGATGGGTTCCGTTTTGATTTGATGGGTATTCATGATGTCGAAACAATGAATGCGATACGTAAAGCCGTTAATCAAATTGATCCTTCTATTATCCTTCATGGAGAAGGGTGGGACTTAATTACTCCTCTTGCGCCTGAGTTGAAAGCAAATCAAAAAAATGCGGAGAAAATGAAAGGAATCGCTCATTTTAATGACGATATTCGTGATGGATTGAAAGGCAGCGTATTTGGAGATAAGGATAATGGTTTTGTGAACGGAATGCAAAACATGGAAGAACGCATTAAAAAAGGAATTACGGCTGGTATTGACTATGATAGAAAAGTGTATACTTATCAGGATCCTGAGCAGGTTCTGACATATGTTGAAGCACATGACAACCATACATTATGGGATAAGCTTGAGTTGACGAATCCTGGCGACAGTGAAGAAGTACGTAAACAAATGCACAAGTTGTCTTCTTCCATCATATTAACATCGCAAGGGGTTACATTCTTACATGCAGGCCAAGAGTTCATGCGTACAAAATATGGTGATCATAATAGCTACAAATCTCCTGATTCTATTAACCAAATGGATTGGGTGCGCCGTGCAGCATTCGATAAAGAAGTAGATTATATGAAAGGCTTAATAGAGTTGCGTAACAACCATTCAGCTTTTCGCATGACATCTGCTGAACAAATAAAAAAACATTTAACGTTCATTGATGCGCCAAAAAATGTTGTAGCTTATACAATAGATGGCAAAGCAAATGGTAATAAAAACGAATATTTTGTTGTAGCTCACAATGCGAATAGAGAAGCGGTGGAAATTACTCTTCCATCAAAAGGTCCTTGGAAAGTGCTAGTAGATGGTGAACGCGCAGGAAGTAAAGTGCTGTATGTTTTCCATGATAATAAGATGAAGGTTCCTGCATTAAGTTCATTTGTTTTAAAAACAGAGAAACCAATCAAATAA
- a CDS encoding Imm30 family immunity protein: MSYKEQLAILYKMRFMENEGDDIEEFEEILNELSFHAGNEVIPELCKIFEDEVAEPSADSDVIETIFYIASRNGLEDGLVQIANGIPNMLPQAEFWADRIHRTLLNSEELILPYIKALQQVDEHTKQIVKDILCNVKSEMPELFAEKVDFILSHSAINEVN, translated from the coding sequence ATGAGTTATAAAGAACAACTTGCTATTTTATATAAAATGCGCTTTATGGAAAATGAAGGCGATGATATTGAAGAATTTGAAGAAATATTAAATGAACTATCATTTCATGCAGGAAATGAAGTGATTCCAGAACTTTGTAAAATATTTGAAGACGAGGTAGCGGAACCTTCTGCAGACAGCGATGTAATTGAAACCATTTTTTATATTGCAAGCCGGAATGGATTAGAGGATGGACTTGTACAGATAGCGAATGGAATACCAAATATGTTACCCCAGGCAGAATTTTGGGCAGATAGAATTCATCGAACACTTTTAAACTCAGAAGAGTTAATTTTGCCATATATTAAAGCTTTACAACAGGTTGATGAGCATACGAAACAAATAGTGAAAGATATTTTATGTAATGTAAAGAGTGAGATGCCGGAGTTATTTGCGGAAAAGGTTGATTTTATATTAAGTCATTCCGCAATCAATGAAGTGAATTGA